The following proteins are co-located in the Desulfatirhabdium butyrativorans DSM 18734 genome:
- a CDS encoding glycerophosphodiester phosphodiesterase gives MDELSRPIVVGHRGFRAKYPENTLIGFRAAVDAGVEMIELDVTLSRDRHVVVMHDDTLDRTTNGKGPLRDTSWEDIRRLDAGSWFDVRFAGEPVPDLETVFQTIGKTCSINVEIKADAVENEDRPDAIENQVAELIHQYGLHESVVVSSFHPLALKRLAALPAHQRPLLAVLSGHRTSFDPLDLFRSLPAFSWHPHHRLLDAAAVRQAHRIGALVLPYTVNDPKDIGRVLQMGVDGIFTDDPVTVLRSLSRLIRPQRDDTVRS, from the coding sequence ATGGATGAGCTTTCCCGGCCCATCGTCGTCGGACACCGGGGATTTCGGGCGAAATATCCGGAAAACACCCTGATCGGATTCCGGGCGGCCGTCGACGCCGGCGTTGAGATGATCGAACTCGACGTAACGCTCAGCCGGGATCGCCATGTCGTCGTGATGCATGACGATACGCTCGATCGGACCACAAACGGGAAAGGGCCGCTCCGCGATACCTCCTGGGAAGATATCCGGCGGCTGGATGCCGGATCGTGGTTTGATGTCCGGTTCGCCGGGGAGCCGGTTCCGGATTTGGAAACGGTCTTTCAGACCATCGGCAAAACATGCAGTATCAACGTCGAAATCAAGGCGGACGCCGTAGAAAATGAAGATCGACCGGATGCGATCGAGAACCAGGTAGCCGAGCTCATCCATCAGTACGGTTTGCATGAAAGCGTTGTCGTTTCCAGCTTTCACCCCCTTGCGCTGAAGCGTCTTGCCGCATTGCCAGCCCATCAACGCCCCCTGCTTGCCGTCTTGAGCGGGCACAGAACAAGCTTCGATCCCCTCGATCTTTTCCGGTCGCTCCCGGCCTTTTCCTGGCATCCGCACCATCGCCTGCTCGATGCGGCAGCCGTTCGACAAGCCCACCGCATCGGCGCACTTGTCCTGCCCTATACCGTCAATGATCCGAAAGACATCGGGCGGGTTCTGCAGATGGGCGTCGATGGCATTTTTACGGATGATCCGGTCACTGTCTTGCGATCGCTGTCTCGCTTGATTCGACCACAACGGGATGATACCGTCCGCTCTTGA
- a CDS encoding ATP-binding protein, with translation MIQRNLLPSILAAISDTPVVFLRGARQTGKSTLMLHIAEQMYPARYMTLDNAVTLSAAASDPVGFLSGLEKPVVIDEIQRVPELFLAIKEDVDRNRSPGRYLLTRSASNGSLPRISDALVGRMEALTLWPLSLTEKAGGTINIIDALFDPSFPKPLTPAPDFELYEHMITGGFPEPFGRRPRR, from the coding sequence ATGATCCAGAGAAATCTTCTTCCATCGATTCTTGCCGCCATTTCGGATACCCCGGTCGTTTTTCTGAGAGGGGCAAGGCAAACCGGCAAAAGCACCTTGATGCTGCACATTGCGGAGCAGATGTATCCGGCCCGGTACATGACGCTGGACAACGCCGTCACCCTTTCCGCTGCGGCTTCGGATCCGGTCGGCTTCCTGTCGGGCCTCGAAAAACCGGTCGTCATCGATGAGATTCAACGTGTACCAGAGCTATTTCTGGCAATCAAGGAAGATGTCGACCGGAATCGTTCCCCGGGGCGCTACTTGTTGACCAGATCGGCGAGCAACGGGAGCTTGCCGAGAATTTCGGATGCCCTGGTCGGCAGAATGGAGGCGCTCACCCTATGGCCGCTGTCCTTGACCGAAAAGGCGGGTGGAACGATAAATATCATCGATGCGCTCTTCGATCCCTCCTTTCCGAAACCGCTCACCCCTGCACCCGATTTCGAGCTGTATGAGCACATGATAACCGGTGGATTTCCGGAACCTTTTGGGCGCCGTCCCCGCAGATGA